A part of Carettochelys insculpta isolate YL-2023 chromosome 1, ASM3395843v1, whole genome shotgun sequence genomic DNA contains:
- the LOC142002260 gene encoding olfactory receptor 52K2-like translates to MAASNWTSPHPSTFILIGIPGLEAVHVWISIPFCFVYILSLLGNSLLLAVIKTEPTLHEPMYLFLAMLAFADLVVSTTAVPKTLCIFWFKDKTIHVNVCLTQIFLIHSLTTMESGFMLAMAFDRYVAICNPLRHSAILTNRVITMIGLGIVMRGAILLSPHPFLLKQLPYCRTNVISHTYCEFMALVNLACMDTRFMSVYSLTVAFLTGGLDFTLISLSYILILWAIFSLPSKEARLKSLSTCTSHVCVMLVFYTPAFFSFSHRFGHVAPHVHILIANMYLLFPPMMNPIIYGVRTPGIQQRVLHILGLKPA, encoded by the coding sequence ATGGCAGCTTCTAACTGGACCTCGCCCCACCCGTCCACCTTCATCCTCATCggcatcccagggctggaggcggTGCacgtctggatctccatccccttctgcttTGTCTACATCCTGTCCCTCCTAGGgaacagcctcctcctggctgttaTCAAGACAGAACCAaccctccatgagcccatgtacctttTCCTTGCCATGCTGGCATTTGCCGACCTCGTCGTCTCCACCACAGCTGTACCTAAAACCCTCTGCATTTTCTGGTTCAAGGACAAGACCATTCATGTCAACGTGTGCCTGACCCAGATTTTTCTGATACATTCACTTACTACCATGGAGTCAGGGTTCATGCTGGCCatggcctttgatcgctatgTCGCTATCTGTAACCCGCTGCGACACTCCGCCATCCTGACCAATCGGGTCATAACCATGATTGGGCTAGGCATTGTGATGAGGGGGGCCATATTACTGAGTCCACACCCATTCCTGCTGAAGCAGCTCCCATACTGCAGGACCAATGTCATTTCTCACACCTATTGTGAGTTCATGGCACTGGTGAATCTGGCCTGCATGGATACAAGATTTATGAGTGTCTACAGTCTGACTGTAGCATTTCTCACTGGGGGGTTAGATTTTACCCTTATCAGTCTCTCATACATCCTGATCCTCTGGGCCATCTTCAGCCTCCCCTCCAAGGAGGCGCGGCTCAAGTCCCTCAGCACCTGCACCTCCCACGTCTGTGTCATGCTGGTGTTTTACACCCCTgctttcttctccttctcccacCGCTTTGGCCATGTGGCTCCTCATGTTCACATTCTCATCGCCAACATGtaccttctcttccctcccatgatgaaccccatcatctatggggtgagAACCCCAGGTATCCAGCAGAGAGTGCTCCATATTTTGGGCCTCAAACCAGCCTGA